TGAGGATTGCGTCATAACAATTGCTTCATATTGTTGAACTCTACCTGGTGCAAGTTAGTTTAATTGTCCACTTCATTCATCTTGTGAACTACCTACTGCTTGGCGATTGTCATGCATTGCTCAATCAATAGGGGCAACTTTATGCAGGTTAAGGTTTTGTCGAATGGCATCTTCCATAACGAATAGCCTATCTTGTCCCCATACTTGAATATCTTTATATCTGAAGACGGGTACACCCCAGCTGCCTGTTTGGTAAATATCCGCTTGGTTTGCAGTGACCTCTTCTTTCCAGTCAGTATTGGCTAAGTGTCGCTTTGCCTCCTGCCAAGATAGCCCTGCATCCTCTACTATTTTTTTCAATCCGCTGTCTGTATCTGCTCTAACACCGTTTGCATTTACCGACGTCGCAAAAGAGAGTAAATAATCTAGGTATTTATTGTTTGCCCTAGCATAGGCTAGCATCGCTCTACACCTTCACCTAACGGATCAGCCAGAAACACATAATTAATCCCCAATTTCTGTGCCTCGCGTTTTGTGTCTAGAAAAATATAAATGGCTTTTTTAGGGGGAACATATAACCCACGCATCATCATCGGCAATACAGGTTTTACTTCAATGGGGATGCCATAGTGTGTGGTTAGTTTTACGGCCTGCAGCAACGCAATATAAGAATAGGGGCTACGGGCAGACCAAAACAGGGTTAAGGGCTCACTGTATTTTTCCTTCTCTTGAGTAAAGTTGAGAGGCTGTAATAGCGAAGCATAGGTTTTATTAAATCCAATTTGAGGGTTGGGTTGTATGCCATAGCCTTCATCAATAAGTCGACGTTCAAGGTGATCAAGCCTATCTACACCCCAATACCATTCACCATCGTAAAAAATCGTGGCGGGCAGATAGTGACCATTCGAGGAAAGCTGATGTAGGTGTGCTTCAAAGCGTTTTTCTAATGCCGCCTCATCAATACTAGACGAGGCATCAATATGGTCACCTTTCCAATAGGCAAGTAGCAATTCAGCAATGCCTGTCCATGAAGCGCCTTCATCTATTTTTTGCTGAACGGCACAGGACGCAGTAAAAACAGAGCGAGCTTGGTGGGTAATCTCAGTAGTAGAGCACGGAAAATGAAGATGGTAGACGTTGGCTAAATGCATCGCATCATTAATTGAATGCTTATTCCACATAGTTAATTCAGGAAACATCACGGGATCTGAATTGATAATGACGCGAGCTGTTATCGTTACGCGATACTTTTTTTCGAGTGTCGGTAATGCTTGAACAAGTAGGAATGAGTAGGGGTCATCTACTTTTATGAAAATTTCTAATTTAGGTACACCACGCTTAAAAAAGCGTGCACAAGTATAATAGCGGCGTTTAATACTTAGTAGCGTGTTACTCGAAATGAACCGTAGCACGTAGGGCTGAATACTTTTTTTCATTATTGGGTCAGCTATTTTTGTTCATGTAGGCCGATAGTCCTATAACCCGATAGCCCTATAACCCCATAGCCCATCATTTCCACAGGAAATAATGAGATAAATTAATTCAGGCTAGGCACTCTGATAAAGTCCCAGTAATGCCTTACAGGAGAATAGCGGCTACATAGTTAACAACTTGTTAAGAATAAAATGTACAGTAACAACAGTTACTATAAAACGCTATAGAGATAATATTGAGTAGGTGCTAATAGCGTTTATACCTAGAGCTGAATTAATTTAAGCTTCTCCCCATAGGCACTCATGCGATAGACTAGTGAAGACTAACAAACTGGTACTATTGTGACTCGTCAGGAACAAAAGCTTAAAACCCGCCAAAATATCATTCATGCGGCATTCCTATTACTGGATGAAAATCGCAGTTTGTCTGCTATTAGTTTACGTGAAGTTGCTCGAGAAGCAGGCATTGCGCCAACGTCCTTCTACCGACACTTTAAAGACATGGATGAATTAGGGCTCACGCTGGTGGATGAAGCTGGGTTAGCTCTTCGCCAGTTAATGCGCCAGGCTCGCCGTAGAATTGCTTCAGGTGGCGGCGTAATTCACACGTCAGTTGAAACTTTTATGGAGTTCATTTCTGCAAACAAGAATGTATTTAGATTATTGTTGCGGGAACATACAGGCACATCAGCGGCATACCGAATGGCGGTTTTTCGCGAAATTCAACATTTTATTGAAGAGCTAACCGATTACATCATCGAGCAACAAAGCGTAGAGTACAATATTGCGCAGCTCCAAGCGGATGCTATGGTTAGATTGGTTTTTAGTGCAGGGGCAGAAGCACTAGAAGCTGATACTAAGTTGAAGATGGAAATTGGCGAAAGGGTTAAAGCCCAATTACGTTTCGTGCAATTGGGCGCAATGTCGAAGCTTTCATCAGAGACATCTTCCGACGCATCTTAAGCTTTAAAGCCTAAGTGTGCTGCCGATTTATTGACAATATGCGACATTCACAATATACAGAGCATTACTTTTTGGTGAGTAACACACCTGCTTCTATATGGTGGGTGAATGGGAATTGATCGAACAGCGCCGCATTTGCTACTTCGTGAGTTTCACAAAGCAGGCTTAAGTTTTCAGCTAAGGTTTCAGGGTTACAAGAAATATAGATAATATTATCGTACCCTTGAATCATCTTTAGTGAATCTACGTCTAACCCTGCTCGAGGTGGGTCGACCAATACAGTAGTAAAATTGTATTCAGTTAAGTTGATACCTTCTAAACGAGAGAAGGTTCTTTCCCCATTCATTGCTTCAGTAAACTCTTCTGCAGAAAGCCTAACAATTTTCACGTTATCTAAGTGGTTTGCCGCAATATTGTATTGCGCCGCTTGTACCGAAGGCTTTGCTATTTCGGTTCCTATCACGTTGTCAAAATGAACTGCCAATGGCATTGAGAAGTTCCCTGCACCACAATACATTTCGAGTAAATCGCCAGTTAGGGGAGCAGAGCATTCAAGTGACCACTCAATCATGCTGCAATTCACTTCTGCATTAGGTTGAGTAAAGCTGTTTTCGATATGTTTGAATTCGAATTCACGGCCATTAATAGGTAGACGTTCTATAATAAAATCGTTACCCACAATGCGTTTTTGCTTTCTAGCCCGCCCAATAATACTCACCGCGGTAAATTGCGTAGCTAAAAAGGTGCGAAGCAGTTCAGCTTGCACTTCCCATTCATCATCAAGTGGCTTGTGATAAAGAAGGCTAATAACCAGTTCGCCGGATAGCCCAGTTAAATAATCAATTTGGAAAAGCTTTTTGCGCAGCAGTTCATTTGGCTTTAAATATTCTATTAACTGCTGCATTGCACTGTTGATGGTTTCACTTGCTGGTGGAAATGTATCTACGCGGTATTTCTCTTTAGACCCCTGATCGAACATGATGTGATAAAGATCGTCACCGTCATGCCATACACGAAACTCAGCTCGCATACGGTAGTTTTCAGGTTTTGAAGGATACACCGACAGACTCGGTGCGTTAAACGGCGTAAGGAGAGTACCTAACCGATCCACTTTCTCATCGAGTTGAGCTTGATAGTCTTTTGCAGTGGTGGTTGTCATGTGGTTCTCCGAACATCATTTAAATAAGGCTGCGAATTGTAGTGCCTTATATTATATGTGCAACGGATAAAACTCACAGAAGCAAAAATTTCGTATTAAAATTAAACAATACGTGATTGGTGCCGATAACTTGATTGAGGATAGTGAGGATCAAATTATGAACGTGAGTCAAATTAAGGCTTTCATGGGCGACCAGAAAGTGGATGAAAAGGCATCGGTTCACCCGAATGAAGCTATAAAGAAGCAGCTTCAACAGGAAGGCTTACAACAAGCAGCCGAGTTTACCAAGCAGCATTCAGCGACAGTCACCGTGAATAGCACGCAAACCAGTATTGGCTTAAAGGTCTTCAGTGGTAGCTTAAGTCAAAATGTGGTTGTTGATGGCAAGCGCCCGAATGAAAGCAAACAGTCAGATGACGGCGAAGAAAATAAAAGCTTATTCGATTTCGAGAAAGTCGCACGTAATGTACTTGGGTTCGTGACCGGAGTCATTCAAGGTGCGGCTGATGGAGGTGCGGATGATGATACCTTGAAAGGGTTGTTTGGTCAGGCCCGTGAAGGGGTAAGTCGTGGATTCGCTATGGCTGAAAAGGATCTCGCTGGCTTTATGAATGATGAGATTGAAGAAGGTGTTACGCGTAGTCGCGAAATGATAGACGGCGGCATCAATGATCTGGAACAGAATATCTTCAATCCTAATCCAGTGAGTGTGAGCGAGCTTAACGCGGTATCTGCATCTGATGCTAAATCAGGAAGCTTGCTCATTCGAACCAAAGATGGGGATGAAGTAAACCTTAGCTTTGAAAGTATCAGACAGTTTAGTGCTGCTAGTCAGGCTTCGCTATATATACCCGCGAATGACGATGCTGAAGCGTCTAGTTCGAATACAGATTCAGTTGTGGCGCAGCAGTCATCTCAATATGAATACTTTGAGCGAAGTGGCATCAGCTTTTCGTTAAAGGGTGAAATAGACGAAGATGAAATGACAGCTATTGCAAACCTTGTGGGTGAAGCACAAGACTTAGCCGATACCTTTTATAGCGGGGATATGGATAAGGCGTTCGAACAAGCGTTGAATTTAGGTTTCGATGACAAAGAGTTAGTTGGGTATGCGTTGCAGTTAAACCGCACTACACAAACCGAAATGGTCAAGGCTTATGAGAACGTAAAGCACTACAGTGAAGAAGGTGAGGCTGAAAACCAATACGGTAATGTAGTAAGCCCAATAGCACAGTATCTAGAAAAGATGATGTCTACGTTCGAAAATGCCGAGAATACCTTAGGCGCTGGAGATGACTACAATACATTGCTTGCAGGTATTATTAGTGAAATGAAAGATGTACAAATACCTGATTTAGTTTCAGCTATAAATCGTTTCCATACGTTTAACCAAAACTTATTAAACGCGATGCCACAGCAAGCGGCTTCAGAATAGAGTAAAAAAAACCTGGGTCATGCCCAGGTTTTTTAATTTATACTTGTTCTACTTTGTCTTTAGCTGGTCTAACTTTTAATGTTCGCTCTTGGAACACTGAGTCGTTAGTCTTCGCTATTACTGGGTCAAGGTCGCTAGTTATCACTTCAATAAAGCCATAACCTTTTCGCTTGCCAGTTTTTCTATCCTTCATGAGTCGGACAGACTGTACTTCGACAAAACTACCAAAATACTCTTTAACCGCAGATTCGTTTGCACGATACGGTAGATTACCCACATAGAGTGTTTCAGTGGTTGTGCTGCTGGTGGAGGGCGCAGCTGTTTCAGAGGGGGAATTGTTAAGGAGTGAAGCTAGCCACGGGGTTAATATACCGCTTATTAATAAAGACGCTGAAACCGTTAACGGAACGTGCGCTTCTATACTAGCTGATGAAAACAACAGATATCCTGCGATTGCAAAGATAGCACTAATAACAGTGCATTGAATAAAGCCTACTTTCATATACCTACCTTTCTAGTGTTTATTATCATAATAATGAAGGCTGGTTATAGTTTACTCATTTGTAACAATTAGAACAATAAAATGTGAAAGAACTATCCTAAAGTCCAATGGAATACACCTAAATGATGTAAAAATAAGCGTTTGAGGGTGAAAGTGTTATTAAATGCAAATAAGTGCCAAATAACGGTTGATCTTTTACGCCACCTATCTATAATGCGCTCCACGTTTTGAGGGGGCTTCAGGCATTCACAAGACACAGTGCGCAACCTTGAATTAAGACTGATTAAAAAGTTAAAAATCTAGGTTGACATCGTAACTTAACGATGTAGAATGCGCGCCTCGCTTCAAGGAGTTGGTAACAACACTGGAAAAGCAGTTTTCATTAACTCTTTGGAGTTAACAGCGCTTCGAAAAGAAATTTACGAAAAACGTTGACACTGAAAACGAAACGCGTAGAATGCGCATCCGCTTCGAAGAGAAGCAAAGCAAGAAAGACGCTAGCAACTATATGTAGCCTGAGTCCTCCTTGCGCAGAAGTCCCGACCGAAAGCGTCGCGATTCTGCACCACGTTCTTTAACAATTTATAACAAGACAATCTGTGTGGGCACTCATTAAGAGTGTCACACAACGACGATTCATATTCGATATATTTAATTGAAGAGTTTGATCATGGCTCAGATTGAACGCTGGCGGCAGGCCTAACACATGCAAGTCGAACGGAAACATGTCTAGCTTGCTAGATGATGTCGAGTGGCGGACGGGTGAGTAATGCTTGGGAACTTGCCTTTGCGAGGGGGATAACAGTTGGAAACGACTGCTAATACCGCATAATGTCTTCGGACCAAACGGGGCTTAGGCTCCGGCGCAAAGAGAGGCCCAAGTGAGATTAGCTAGTTGGTGAGGTAAAGGCTCACCAAGGCAACGATCTCTAGCTGTTCTGAG
The nucleotide sequence above comes from Alteromonas naphthalenivorans. Encoded proteins:
- a CDS encoding DUF5610 domain-containing protein codes for the protein MNVSQIKAFMGDQKVDEKASVHPNEAIKKQLQQEGLQQAAEFTKQHSATVTVNSTQTSIGLKVFSGSLSQNVVVDGKRPNESKQSDDGEENKSLFDFEKVARNVLGFVTGVIQGAADGGADDDTLKGLFGQAREGVSRGFAMAEKDLAGFMNDEIEEGVTRSREMIDGGINDLEQNIFNPNPVSVSELNAVSASDAKSGSLLIRTKDGDEVNLSFESIRQFSAASQASLYIPANDDAEASSSNTDSVVAQQSSQYEYFERSGISFSLKGEIDEDEMTAIANLVGEAQDLADTFYSGDMDKAFEQALNLGFDDKELVGYALQLNRTTQTEMVKAYENVKHYSEEGEAENQYGNVVSPIAQYLEKMMSTFENAENTLGAGDDYNTLLAGIISEMKDVQIPDLVSAINRFHTFNQNLLNAMPQQAASE
- the trmA gene encoding tRNA (uridine(54)-C5)-methyltransferase TrmA, which encodes MTTTTAKDYQAQLDEKVDRLGTLLTPFNAPSLSVYPSKPENYRMRAEFRVWHDGDDLYHIMFDQGSKEKYRVDTFPPASETINSAMQQLIEYLKPNELLRKKLFQIDYLTGLSGELVISLLYHKPLDDEWEVQAELLRTFLATQFTAVSIIGRARKQKRIVGNDFIIERLPINGREFEFKHIENSFTQPNAEVNCSMIEWSLECSAPLTGDLLEMYCGAGNFSMPLAVHFDNVIGTEIAKPSVQAAQYNIAANHLDNVKIVRLSAEEFTEAMNGERTFSRLEGINLTEYNFTTVLVDPPRAGLDVDSLKMIQGYDNIIYISCNPETLAENLSLLCETHEVANAALFDQFPFTHHIEAGVLLTKK
- the fabR gene encoding HTH-type transcriptional repressor FabR, which gives rise to MTRQEQKLKTRQNIIHAAFLLLDENRSLSAISLREVAREAGIAPTSFYRHFKDMDELGLTLVDEAGLALRQLMRQARRRIASGGGVIHTSVETFMEFISANKNVFRLLLREHTGTSAAYRMAVFREIQHFIEELTDYIIEQQSVEYNIAQLQADAMVRLVFSAGAEALEADTKLKMEIGERVKAQLRFVQLGAMSKLSSETSSDAS
- a CDS encoding DsbA family protein, producing the protein MLAYARANNKYLDYLLSFATSVNANGVRADTDSGLKKIVEDAGLSWQEAKRHLANTDWKEEVTANQADIYQTGSWGVPVFRYKDIQVWGQDRLFVMEDAIRQNLNLHKVAPID
- a CDS encoding RNA recognition motif domain-containing protein, producing MKVGFIQCTVISAIFAIAGYLLFSSASIEAHVPLTVSASLLISGILTPWLASLLNNSPSETAAPSTSSTTTETLYVGNLPYRANESAVKEYFGSFVEVQSVRLMKDRKTGKRKGYGFIEVITSDLDPVIAKTNDSVFQERTLKVRPAKDKVEQV